Proteins encoded within one genomic window of Ailuropoda melanoleuca isolate Jingjing chromosome 16, ASM200744v2, whole genome shotgun sequence:
- the SCT gene encoding secretin, translating into MRGGPPARLPGAIKGPRGARAVAAALSTPGAPTMAIPPLPLLLLLPLLLRGSAALPAPPRAPRHSDGTFTSELSRLRDSARLQRLLQGLVGKRSEQDTENSTSWTKPAEGRLCPHWPDTPTLQAWMPLRDPLDQAWSPQLPPGSGSGTSFSEPASPAVEGTQRRP; encoded by the exons ATGAGGGGCGGCCCGCCCGCCCGGCTCCCGGGGGCTATAAAGGGGCCACGCGGGGCTCGGGCGGTGGCAGCAGCGCTCAGCACCCCCGGCGCGCCCACCATGGCCATCCCGCCCCTGccgctgctgttgctgctgccgctgctgctccGGGGTTCTGCCGCGCTCCCCGCGCCCCCCAG GGCCCCACGGCACTCGGACGGGACGTTCACCAGCGAGCTCAGCCGCCTGCGGGACAGCGCACGGCTGCAGCGGCTGCTCCAGGGCCTGGTGGGCAAGCGCAG cGAGCAGGACACAGAGAACAGCACCAGCTGGACCAAGCCGGCTGAGGGCCGCCTCTGCCCGCACTGGCCGGACACGCCCACCCTGCAGGCCTG GATGCCCCTGAGGGACCCCCTGGATCAGGCCTGGTctccccagctgcctcctggATCCGGGTCTGGGACCTCGTTTTCAGAGCCAGCCAGCCCTGCTGTGGAGGGGACACAGAGGAGGCCCTGA